One Glycine max cultivar Williams 82 chromosome 4, Glycine_max_v4.0, whole genome shotgun sequence DNA segment encodes these proteins:
- the LOC100500595 gene encoding putative nodulin MtN21 /EamA-like transporter family protein isoform X1, which translates to MKELGLVSMMLMAELLDVIVNTLSKAAMKKGMNDFVFIMYSNAFAACLLLLLALFFYRKRTLPPLSCNTLGLFLVVGMLRYLFTSLSYNYNLSFMKEFMVLRVPFFSLCLASCSCINQSIKFFGIGYSSPTLASALSDLVPAFTFILAVIFRMEKLDWKANSTLAKSIGTVVSIAGALLLSLYKGQVIINNNPPFKLFPQKLVSSMQFDWVFGALLLAAHSCFLSINYILLTRIVREYPAELVVVLSRIALTSILSVPAALISVKDLKALRLGFNMELIAIGCSAIFVLSFRGVIHIWIMGKRGPVYVAMFKPLEIVFAVILGVTFLGDSLYIGSVIGAAIIVVGFYAVIWGKSQEKVEEDCTVCSSESYDNEVPLLQNKRTGE; encoded by the exons ATGAAGGAACTGGGCTTGGTTTCAATGATGCTGATGGCAGAGTTGTTGGACGTGATCGTCAACACTCTAAGCAAAGCAGCCATGAAGAAGGGCATGAATGACTTTGTATTCATCATGTACTCCAATGCCTTCGCTGCATGCCTCCTCCTTCTCTTAGCCTTATTCTTTTATAG GAAAAGAACACTTCCGCCACTCTCCTGTAACACCCTTGGCCTATTCCTTGTTGTTGGCATGCTCAGGTACTTATTTACTTCACTTAGTTACAATTACAATTTGAGTTTCATGAAGGAATTTATGGTACTTCGTGTTCCCTTTTTTTCCCTTTGTCTTGCCTCTTGCAGTTGCATTAATCAGTCGATCAAGTTTTTCGGCATAGGTTACAGCTCTCCAACTTTGGCCTCAGCACTGTCCGATTTGGTGCCCGCCTTTACCTTCATACTTGCCGTCATCTTCAG GATGGAAAAATTAGATTGGAAAGCTAATAGCACTCTGGCCAAGTCCATTGGCACAGTGGTATCGATCGCTGGGGCATTGTTATTGTCTTTGTACAAAGGCCAAGTCATCATAAATAATAATCCACCTTTTAAATTGTTCCCTCAAAAACTTGTCTCATCCATGCAATTTGACTGGGTATTTGGGGCACTGTTGCTTGCAGCTCATAGCTGTTTTCTCTCAATAAACTACATTCTTCTG ACACGGATAGTGAGAGAATACCCTGCAGAACTGGTGGTGGTACTCAGTCGCATTGCATTAACATCTATACTATCTGTTCCTGCTGCACTGATTTCAGTAAAGGATCTAAAAGCTTTGAGACTGGGGTTTAATATGGAGCTTATAGCTATTGGATGTTCA GCAATTTTTGTCTTATCCTTTCGAGGTGTTATCCATATATGGATCATGGGGAAGAGGGGCCCTGTCTATGTTGCAATGTTTAAGCCACTCGAAATTGTCTTCGCAGTCATCTTGGGGGTTACTTTTCTTGGGGACTCTCTTTATATTGGAAG TGTGATCGGAGCTGCCATAATAGTTGTTGGTTTTTATGCTGTTATTTGGGGGAAAAGTCAAGAGAAGGTGGAGGAAGATTGTACAGTCTGCAGCTCTGAGTCATATGATAATGAGGTCCCTCTTTTACAGAACAAGAGAACGGGGGAATAA
- the LOC100500595 gene encoding putative nodulin MtN21 /EamA-like transporter family protein, with protein sequence MKELGLVSMMLMAELLDVIVNTLSKAAMKKGMNDFVFIMYSNAFAACLLLLLALFFYRKRTLPPLSCNTLGLFLVVGMLSCINQSIKFFGIGYSSPTLASALSDLVPAFTFILAVIFRMEKLDWKANSTLAKSIGTVVSIAGALLLSLYKGQVIINNNPPFKLFPQKLVSSMQFDWVFGALLLAAHSCFLSINYILLTRIVREYPAELVVVLSRIALTSILSVPAALISVKDLKALRLGFNMELIAIGCSAIFVLSFRGVIHIWIMGKRGPVYVAMFKPLEIVFAVILGVTFLGDSLYIGSVIGAAIIVVGFYAVIWGKSQEKVEEDCTVCSSESYDNEVPLLQNKRTGE encoded by the exons ATGAAGGAACTGGGCTTGGTTTCAATGATGCTGATGGCAGAGTTGTTGGACGTGATCGTCAACACTCTAAGCAAAGCAGCCATGAAGAAGGGCATGAATGACTTTGTATTCATCATGTACTCCAATGCCTTCGCTGCATGCCTCCTCCTTCTCTTAGCCTTATTCTTTTATAG GAAAAGAACACTTCCGCCACTCTCCTGTAACACCCTTGGCCTATTCCTTGTTGTTGGCATGCTCAG TTGCATTAATCAGTCGATCAAGTTTTTCGGCATAGGTTACAGCTCTCCAACTTTGGCCTCAGCACTGTCCGATTTGGTGCCCGCCTTTACCTTCATACTTGCCGTCATCTTCAG GATGGAAAAATTAGATTGGAAAGCTAATAGCACTCTGGCCAAGTCCATTGGCACAGTGGTATCGATCGCTGGGGCATTGTTATTGTCTTTGTACAAAGGCCAAGTCATCATAAATAATAATCCACCTTTTAAATTGTTCCCTCAAAAACTTGTCTCATCCATGCAATTTGACTGGGTATTTGGGGCACTGTTGCTTGCAGCTCATAGCTGTTTTCTCTCAATAAACTACATTCTTCTG ACACGGATAGTGAGAGAATACCCTGCAGAACTGGTGGTGGTACTCAGTCGCATTGCATTAACATCTATACTATCTGTTCCTGCTGCACTGATTTCAGTAAAGGATCTAAAAGCTTTGAGACTGGGGTTTAATATGGAGCTTATAGCTATTGGATGTTCA GCAATTTTTGTCTTATCCTTTCGAGGTGTTATCCATATATGGATCATGGGGAAGAGGGGCCCTGTCTATGTTGCAATGTTTAAGCCACTCGAAATTGTCTTCGCAGTCATCTTGGGGGTTACTTTTCTTGGGGACTCTCTTTATATTGGAAG TGTGATCGGAGCTGCCATAATAGTTGTTGGTTTTTATGCTGTTATTTGGGGGAAAAGTCAAGAGAAGGTGGAGGAAGATTGTACAGTCTGCAGCTCTGAGTCATATGATAATGAGGTCCCTCTTTTACAGAACAAGAGAACGGGGGAATAA